A region of Mammaliicoccus sp. Dog046 DNA encodes the following proteins:
- the bshB2 gene encoding bacillithiol biosynthesis deacetylase BshB2 produces the protein MEDERQVLVIFPHPDDEAFGVSGTLSQFVDRGVPVTYACLTLGQMGRNLGNPPFATRESLPFIRERELDEAAAAIGIKDLRKMGYRDKTLEFEPKDNLDNMVKSLIDELNPSLIISFYPGYSVHPDHEATADAVVRTVGRIDEASRPKLHLVAFSNDTLSDLGEPDIKVDIRGYEDRKMKVLQAHASQTGPMLQNLASNTQESEAAKDMWLKTEHFWTYHIE, from the coding sequence ATGGAAGACGAAAGACAAGTATTAGTTATATTCCCCCATCCAGATGATGAAGCATTTGGTGTTTCAGGGACACTAAGTCAATTTGTTGACCGTGGCGTTCCTGTCACTTACGCTTGCTTAACTTTAGGTCAAATGGGACGTAACTTAGGAAATCCACCGTTTGCTACACGCGAATCATTACCATTCATAAGGGAACGTGAACTTGATGAAGCGGCAGCAGCAATTGGCATTAAAGATTTAAGAAAAATGGGATACAGAGATAAAACACTCGAATTTGAACCTAAAGATAACTTAGATAATATGGTGAAATCTTTAATAGATGAATTAAATCCATCACTTATCATTTCATTCTACCCTGGTTATTCCGTTCATCCTGACCATGAAGCAACTGCAGATGCAGTAGTAAGAACAGTTGGTCGCATAGACGAAGCATCAAGACCTAAATTACATTTAGTTGCATTTAGCAACGATACGTTGAGTGATTTAGGAGAACCTGATATTAAAGTAGATATTAGAGGTTATGAAGATCGCAAGATGAAGGTCCTTCAAGCACACGCATCACAAACTGGACCAATGTTACAAAATCTCGCTTCAAATACACAAGAGAGTGAAGCGGCTAAAGATATGTGGTTAAAAACAGAACATTTCTGGACATATCATATTGAATAG
- the folE2 gene encoding GTP cyclohydrolase FolE2 → MTQLDLSTREARWKHFGSVDPIKGNKPTEKEKMPDLQSSKKDFLFEIEHVGIKNLTYPVKIDHFQTVGNFEFSTSLNQDEKGINMSRIIESVEKHYDNGVELEFDALTTLLNTLQTVMLQDTASVDVTAKWFFNRYSPITQQKAVGNADVRYILSVSDDKVTKKSLGIKVPVTTLCPCSKEISEYSAHNQRGIITVLIDLDPEIDLPNNYKEIVLDGMEANASSMLYPILKRTDEKAVTEKAYENPRFVEDLIRLVAADLVELDWVNGFEIECRNEESIHQHDAFARLNYTK, encoded by the coding sequence ATGACACAATTAGATTTATCAACACGTGAAGCGAGATGGAAGCATTTCGGTTCAGTAGACCCAATTAAAGGTAACAAACCTACTGAAAAAGAAAAAATGCCCGATTTACAAAGTTCTAAGAAAGACTTCCTTTTCGAAATTGAACATGTTGGTATTAAAAACTTAACTTATCCTGTCAAAATAGATCATTTTCAAACTGTTGGTAACTTCGAATTTTCAACAAGTTTGAATCAAGATGAAAAAGGCATCAACATGAGCCGTATCATAGAAAGTGTTGAAAAACATTATGATAACGGTGTCGAACTTGAATTTGATGCATTAACAACATTACTCAATACTTTACAAACAGTAATGTTACAAGACACTGCATCAGTTGATGTAACAGCTAAATGGTTCTTTAATCGTTATAGCCCAATTACACAACAAAAAGCTGTAGGTAACGCAGATGTTCGTTATATCCTTTCAGTTTCAGATGATAAAGTGACTAAAAAATCCTTAGGTATTAAAGTACCAGTGACGACATTATGTCCTTGCTCTAAAGAAATTAGTGAATACTCCGCACATAACCAACGTGGTATTATCACAGTACTAATTGATTTAGATCCTGAAATTGACTTACCTAACAATTACAAAGAGATTGTATTAGATGGTATGGAAGCTAACGCAAGTTCAATGTTATATCCAATATTGAAACGTACTGACGAAAAAGCAGTAACAGAAAAAGCATATGAAAACCCAAGATTTGTTGAAGATTTAATTAGATTAGTAGCTGCTGATTTAGTTGAACTCGATTGGGTTAACGGCTTTGAAATAGAATGTAGAAACGAAGAATCTATACATCAACACGACGCATTCGCACGATTGAACTATACAAAATAA
- a CDS encoding NADPH-dependent FMN reductase translates to MKVLLIVGSAKQYSHTHALAQFVRGTLEEQGAEVTLFDLYDKPIPYLDVSGQHLNDERIKNNVNELKAYAEEADAIIIGTPNYHGSYSGILKNALDHLTMDQFKMKPVGLICNSGGMRSTEPLSHLRIIMRNLLAIAVPVQISTQDADFAKTEQGTYYIDVDDIKLRAKLFSEQIVKLMQNNPWIETEEVNQ, encoded by the coding sequence TTGAAAGTATTACTTATTGTAGGTAGCGCTAAACAATATTCACATACACATGCACTTGCACAATTTGTTCGAGGAACGTTAGAAGAACAAGGTGCAGAAGTGACATTGTTTGATTTATATGATAAGCCAATACCTTATTTAGACGTGTCCGGGCAACACTTGAATGACGAACGTATTAAGAATAACGTTAATGAATTGAAAGCTTATGCAGAAGAAGCAGATGCTATTATAATTGGAACACCAAATTATCATGGATCTTATTCTGGTATATTGAAAAATGCATTAGACCATCTCACTATGGATCAATTTAAGATGAAACCAGTAGGCTTAATTTGTAATAGTGGTGGTATGAGAAGTACAGAACCATTATCACATTTAAGAATTATTATGAGAAACTTATTAGCAATTGCAGTACCTGTACAAATATCTACACAAGATGCTGACTTTGCGAAAACAGAGCAAGGCACATACTATATAGATGTAGATGATATTAAACTACGTGCTAAATTATTCTCAGAACAAATTGTGAAATTGATGCAAAATAATCCATGGATAGAAACAGAAGAAGTAAATCAGTAA
- a CDS encoding Cof-type HAD-IIB family hydrolase → MIRLIATDMDGTLLNAAHEVSNENYEAIKYAQSKGITVVIATGRAFYEANGPIEKTDLTLPYICLNGAEVRDEEFNIVHTSKLTRPLINKITGVLETEDIYYQVYTNFGIYTEDPEKDLSIYIDIAEKAGQKADVKKIRATIQNRIDNGTLKVVDSYDEIRSRPGEIILKILAFSSDLTKLDRAKAEIAASQSLAVSSSSRGNIEITHSDAQKGIALEEIASQLNIPMSDVMAIGDNLNDVSMLEKAGFAVAMENGAPEVKEIADYVTETNERSGVGKAIIHALKDYDR, encoded by the coding sequence ATGATAAGGTTAATCGCAACAGATATGGATGGTACTTTATTAAATGCAGCACATGAAGTTTCAAATGAAAACTATGAGGCTATCAAGTATGCACAATCGAAAGGTATTACCGTTGTTATTGCTACCGGGAGAGCATTTTACGAAGCAAACGGACCAATTGAAAAAACAGATTTAACTTTACCATATATTTGTTTAAATGGTGCTGAAGTAAGAGACGAAGAATTTAATATCGTTCATACCTCTAAATTAACACGTCCTTTAATCAATAAAATTACGGGAGTATTGGAAACTGAGGATATTTATTATCAAGTGTATACGAATTTTGGGATTTACACAGAAGATCCAGAGAAGGATTTAAGTATTTATATTGATATCGCTGAAAAAGCTGGCCAAAAGGCAGACGTGAAAAAAATACGTGCGACAATTCAAAATAGAATTGATAACGGAACATTGAAAGTTGTTGATAGCTATGATGAAATTAGAAGTCGTCCGGGTGAAATTATCTTGAAAATCTTAGCGTTTTCAAGTGATTTAACTAAGTTAGATAGAGCTAAAGCAGAAATAGCAGCATCACAAAGTTTAGCAGTGTCATCTTCTTCACGAGGTAATATTGAAATTACACATTCTGATGCACAGAAGGGTATTGCATTAGAAGAAATTGCGAGTCAATTAAACATACCAATGTCAGATGTAATGGCGATTGGTGATAATTTAAATGATGTGTCTATGTTAGAAAAAGCAGGATTTGCAGTAGCTATGGAAAATGGCGCACCTGAAGTGAAAGAAATCGCTGATTATGTAACAGAGACTAATGAACGAAGCGGTGTAGGTAAAGCGATTATTCATGCTTTGAAAGATTACGATCGTTAA
- the tadA gene encoding tRNA adenosine(34) deaminase TadA produces MHEYYMKLAIQEAKKAWTMDEVPIGAIVVYKDKVIGRGHNLREHDQSPVAHAEMLAIQEASRYLNSWRLEDTTLYATLEPCVMCSGAIVMSRIPHVVYGATDPKGGCSGSLMNLLEDERFNHRSQVERGILETECGDMLRAFFKEKRLQKKQLKQNNTDL; encoded by the coding sequence ATGCATGAATATTATATGAAACTTGCGATACAAGAAGCGAAAAAAGCATGGACAATGGATGAAGTGCCCATTGGGGCCATTGTTGTATATAAAGATAAAGTCATTGGAAGAGGACATAATTTAAGAGAGCATGACCAAAGTCCAGTTGCGCATGCTGAAATGTTGGCGATACAAGAGGCATCGCGTTATTTGAATTCTTGGCGATTAGAAGATACAACATTGTATGCAACGCTAGAACCTTGTGTCATGTGTTCAGGTGCCATTGTAATGAGTAGAATACCCCACGTTGTATATGGAGCAACTGATCCTAAAGGCGGTTGTAGTGGTAGCTTGATGAATCTTCTGGAAGATGAGCGATTTAATCATCGTTCTCAGGTGGAAAGAGGTATTTTAGAAACGGAATGTGGCGACATGCTTCGTGCGTTTTTTAAAGAGAAAAGGCTACAAAAGAAGCAACTTAAGCAGAATAATACAGATTTATAG
- a CDS encoding deoxynucleoside kinase, producing the protein MKKTFIAIEGPIGVGKSSLTKKLAEALNYTVEFEIVDENPYLSDFYDDVSKWSFQTEMFFLCHRYKQLTDLENINGIVSDYHIFKNKIFAKNTLNDTEFDKFSRIYDILTEDIRMPDQIIFLDATLEVLQQRIAHRNRSYETQIENDYLAQLRTDYHHFYEEVKHEIDAIQIDTSDLDFVNNTADYQHVLNLLQPLIGEKNHDK; encoded by the coding sequence ATGAAAAAAACCTTTATAGCAATAGAAGGACCTATCGGCGTCGGTAAAAGCTCCTTAACTAAAAAGCTTGCAGAAGCTTTAAATTACACTGTAGAATTTGAAATTGTTGACGAAAATCCATACTTAAGTGATTTTTATGATGATGTTTCTAAATGGAGTTTCCAAACTGAAATGTTCTTCTTATGTCATCGATATAAGCAATTAACAGATTTAGAAAATATTAATGGCATTGTCAGTGATTATCATATATTTAAAAATAAAATATTCGCTAAAAATACATTAAATGACACTGAATTTGATAAGTTTAGTAGAATTTACGATATCTTAACTGAAGATATTCGTATGCCTGACCAAATCATCTTTCTCGATGCAACTTTAGAAGTCCTTCAACAACGTATTGCTCATCGAAATAGATCTTATGAAACACAAATTGAAAATGATTACTTAGCACAACTCAGAACAGACTATCACCATTTCTATGAAGAAGTTAAACACGAAATTGACGCAATTCAAATTGACACTTCTGATTTAGATTTCGTTAATAACACCGCAGATTATCAGCATGTATTAAATTTATTACAACCATTGATTGGAGAGAAAAACCATGACAAATAA
- a CDS encoding deoxynucleoside kinase produces MTNKVIPSDAIITIAGTVGVGKSSLTQALSERLNFKTSFEKVDNNPYLEKFYNDFERWSFHLQIYFLAERFKEQKRMFEYGGGFIQDRSIYEDVDIFAKMHEEQGTMTKEDYATYKDLFEAMVMTPYFPKPDALIYLECNYDDVIQRIQRRGRQMEIETDEAYWKKLFARYDNWINNFTECPVIRVNINDYDLYDDPDSINHIIDKIAHVIETHRSIDTRVK; encoded by the coding sequence ATGACAAATAAAGTCATTCCAAGTGATGCAATCATCACAATTGCAGGAACTGTTGGTGTTGGTAAATCATCATTAACACAAGCTTTGAGCGAACGTCTCAACTTTAAAACATCTTTTGAAAAAGTAGATAACAATCCTTATTTAGAAAAATTCTATAACGATTTCGAACGTTGGAGTTTTCACTTACAAATATACTTTTTAGCAGAAAGATTTAAAGAACAAAAGAGAATGTTCGAATACGGTGGTGGTTTCATACAAGACCGTTCAATCTATGAAGATGTTGATATCTTTGCTAAAATGCACGAAGAACAAGGCACAATGACTAAAGAAGATTATGCAACATATAAAGATTTATTTGAAGCAATGGTCATGACACCATACTTCCCTAAACCAGATGCACTCATCTATTTAGAATGTAACTATGATGATGTGATACAAAGAATCCAAAGACGCGGACGTCAAATGGAAATAGAGACTGATGAAGCATATTGGAAGAAACTATTCGCACGCTATGACAACTGGATTAATAACTTCACAGAATGTCCAGTTATTCGTGTAAACATCAATGACTATGACTTGTACGATGATCCAGATTCAATCAATCACATTATTGATAAAATCGCACACGTCATTGAAACACACCGTTCAATAGATACAAGAGTAAAATAA
- a CDS encoding HAD family hydrolase, with protein sequence MIKWLLFDKDGTLIKFDETWSEISLVMIDRFVEKYHIEDKKTLQEELGYEQGTFLSSGILASGTLSDVARVFQQYAPHAASDEIETWTVTLSKDLVEEYQPETVVVDKMKETLTTFKEKGYNIAIITSDDIDGTERFIKDADVAHLIDEKITASINGYQKPNPKMVEDFYEKWNVSPEEIAIIGDTPTDIQMGKNAHFKVVVGVLSGTGNKEDLAEADYIYDDIYSFYKNEAEWNG encoded by the coding sequence ATGATTAAATGGTTATTATTTGATAAAGATGGAACATTAATTAAATTTGATGAAACGTGGTCAGAGATTTCTTTAGTCATGATAGATCGTTTTGTGGAAAAATATCACATCGAAGATAAAAAAACATTACAAGAAGAATTAGGATATGAACAAGGAACATTTCTTTCAAGTGGCATTCTTGCTTCAGGGACATTATCAGACGTCGCACGTGTATTTCAACAATATGCACCACATGCAGCATCAGATGAAATTGAAACGTGGACAGTGACGTTAAGTAAAGATCTCGTGGAGGAATATCAACCAGAAACAGTAGTCGTAGATAAGATGAAAGAAACACTAACTACTTTTAAAGAAAAAGGCTACAACATCGCGATTATCACAAGTGATGATATAGATGGTACAGAAAGATTTATAAAAGACGCTGACGTAGCGCATTTGATAGATGAAAAAATTACTGCATCTATCAATGGATATCAAAAACCGAACCCTAAAATGGTAGAAGATTTTTATGAGAAATGGAATGTATCACCAGAGGAAATTGCGATTATAGGAGATACACCAACAGATATTCAAATGGGGAAAAATGCACACTTCAAAGTTGTAGTTGGTGTGCTCAGTGGAACTGGAAATAAAGAAGATTTAGCAGAAGCGGATTATATTTATGATGATATTTATTCATTTTATAAAAATGAAGCTGAGTGGAATGGATAA
- a CDS encoding branched-chain amino acid aminotransferase, translating into MSETFYVEKRDQLKEKPDFQNLVFGEIFTDYMLSMSYKQGEGWSEPKIIPYGPITLSPSAQGLHYGQTVFEGMKAYKDGDDVTLFRPDQNFERINLSLKRLEMPQIDEAKVLDGLIQLIDLEREWIPSGEGQSLYVRPFVYATEPYLGVRSSTDYEFLVILSPVGAYYGDEQMKPTSIYVEDEYVRAVRGGVGFAKCGGNYAASLIAQTRANELGFDQVLWLDGVEQKYIEEVGSMNIFFVIDGKVVTPELNGSILPGITRKTVLELATELGYETEEKRLSIDDIINAHQDGRLTEIFGTGTAAVISPVGFLKYEEVEITINNNDIGPVTKELFEEYTAIQTGKKEDKHGWRVVVGSESHIEV; encoded by the coding sequence ATGTCAGAAACATTTTACGTAGAAAAGCGTGACCAGCTCAAAGAAAAACCGGACTTTCAAAATTTAGTGTTTGGCGAAATTTTCACTGATTATATGCTATCTATGTCATATAAACAGGGTGAAGGCTGGTCAGAGCCAAAAATTATTCCATACGGGCCAATTACATTATCACCAAGTGCACAGGGATTGCATTACGGGCAAACGGTATTCGAAGGTATGAAAGCATATAAAGATGGAGACGACGTTACATTATTTAGACCTGATCAAAATTTCGAACGAATTAATTTATCTTTGAAAAGACTTGAAATGCCACAAATCGATGAAGCGAAAGTATTAGACGGTTTAATTCAACTGATTGATTTAGAACGTGAGTGGATTCCAAGTGGCGAAGGTCAATCATTATATGTAAGACCATTTGTTTATGCGACTGAACCATATTTAGGTGTACGTTCTTCAACAGATTATGAATTCCTAGTGATTCTTTCTCCAGTAGGCGCATATTATGGTGACGAACAAATGAAACCAACAAGCATTTACGTTGAAGATGAATATGTACGTGCGGTAAGAGGTGGCGTAGGATTTGCTAAATGTGGTGGGAACTATGCGGCAAGTTTAATCGCACAAACACGTGCCAACGAGTTAGGTTTTGACCAAGTATTGTGGTTAGACGGTGTTGAACAAAAGTATATCGAAGAAGTAGGTAGTATGAATATCTTCTTCGTTATCGATGGTAAAGTTGTTACGCCAGAACTAAATGGTAGTATCTTACCAGGGATCACACGTAAGACAGTCCTTGAGTTAGCGACTGAACTTGGCTATGAAACAGAAGAGAAACGTTTATCTATTGATGATATTATCAATGCACATCAAGATGGACGCTTAACTGAAATCTTTGGTACAGGTACGGCAGCGGTTATTTCTCCAGTAGGCTTCTTAAAATATGAAGAAGTTGAAATTACGATTAATAATAATGATATCGGTCCAGTCACTAAAGAATTATTTGAAGAATATACAGCGATCCAAACTGGTAAGAAAGAAGATAAACATGGTTGGAGAGTTGTCGTAGGTAGTGAAAGTCACATCGAAGTATAA
- a CDS encoding L-threonine 3-dehydrogenase — protein sequence MKKIIITGALGQIGTELVLKLREKYGNENVLATDIREPEADSVINNGPFEILDVTDKDKLFELVQTFKADTLMHMAALLSATAEKNPLFAWNLNMGGLVNALEVAREFDLQFFTPSSIGAFGPNTPKDMTPQVTIQRPTSMYGVNKVAGELLCDYYYTKFNVDTRSMRFPGLISYVKEPGGGTTDYAVEIYFKAIREGRYDSYIAKDTFMDMMFMDDAIDAIIQLMEADGKQLINRNAYNVTAMSVDPELVKASIQKVLPEFELGYDVDPERQAIADSWPNSIDATCAKEEWGFNPKYDLDSMTKLMLKAIKEKDNIATK from the coding sequence ATGAAAAAAATTATTATCACTGGCGCATTAGGGCAAATCGGGACAGAATTGGTTTTAAAATTAAGAGAGAAATATGGTAATGAGAATGTATTAGCAACGGATATTCGTGAACCTGAAGCGGATAGCGTAATTAATAATGGACCTTTTGAAATTTTGGACGTAACAGATAAAGATAAATTATTCGAATTAGTACAAACATTTAAAGCAGATACATTAATGCATATGGCAGCTTTACTTTCAGCTACTGCAGAAAAAAATCCACTATTTGCTTGGAATTTGAATATGGGTGGTTTAGTAAATGCGCTTGAAGTAGCGCGTGAATTTGACTTACAATTCTTCACGCCAAGTTCAATTGGTGCATTCGGGCCAAATACACCTAAAGATATGACACCACAAGTAACAATTCAAAGACCAACTTCTATGTATGGTGTAAATAAAGTTGCTGGAGAATTACTATGTGATTACTATTACACCAAATTTAATGTTGATACGAGAAGCATGAGATTCCCGGGTTTAATTTCATATGTAAAAGAGCCAGGTGGCGGAACAACGGATTATGCGGTTGAAATATACTTTAAAGCGATTCGTGAAGGTAGATATGATAGCTATATTGCTAAAGATACATTTATGGATATGATGTTTATGGATGACGCTATCGATGCAATCATTCAATTGATGGAAGCGGATGGTAAACAACTGATTAATCGTAATGCTTACAATGTTACTGCTATGAGTGTTGATCCGGAATTAGTTAAAGCTTCAATTCAAAAAGTGCTTCCTGAGTTTGAACTTGGATATGACGTAGATCCAGAAAGACAAGCTATTGCAGATAGCTGGCCAAATTCTATTGACGCGACTTGTGCAAAAGAAGAATGGGGCTTTAACCCTAAATATGATTTAGACAGTATGACAAAATTAATGCTGAAAGCGATTAAAGAAAAAGACAATATAGCAACAAAATAA
- a CDS encoding glycine C-acetyltransferase translates to MVQTLDAFLETNLNDLKDNGLYNEIDIVEGANGAEITINGKNYINLSSNNYLGLATDEDLKNAAKNAIDTHGVGAGAVRTINGTLDLHRELEETLAQFKGTESAIAYQSGFNCNMAAISAVMNKNDAILSDELNHASIIDGCRLSKAKIIRVNHSDMEDLRAKAKEAVESGQYNKVMYITDGVFSMDGDVAKLPEIVEIAEEFGLITYVDDAHGSGVMGKGAGTVKHFGLQDKIDFQIGTLSKAIGVVGGYVAGTKDLIDWLKVASRPFLFSTSLAPGDTKAITESVKKLMASTELHDKLWDNANYLKEGLKGKGFDIGHSETPITPVIIGEEKQAQTFSKRLMDEGVYAKAIVFPTVPRGTGRVRNMPTAAHTKEQLDEAIETYAKIGKELGLI, encoded by the coding sequence ATGGTACAAACATTAGATGCATTTTTAGAAACAAATTTAAACGATTTAAAAGATAACGGGTTGTACAATGAGATTGATATCGTTGAAGGGGCGAATGGTGCGGAAATCACTATCAATGGTAAGAATTATATCAATTTATCATCAAATAACTATTTAGGTTTAGCAACAGATGAAGACCTTAAGAACGCTGCAAAAAATGCAATCGACACGCATGGTGTTGGTGCAGGGGCAGTACGTACAATAAATGGTACGCTTGATTTACACAGAGAATTAGAAGAAACATTAGCACAATTTAAAGGAACTGAAAGTGCAATTGCATATCAATCAGGTTTTAACTGTAATATGGCAGCAATTTCAGCTGTAATGAATAAAAATGATGCAATTTTATCAGATGAATTGAATCATGCGTCAATCATTGACGGTTGTCGTTTATCAAAAGCAAAAATCATTCGCGTTAATCATTCAGATATGGAAGATTTAAGAGCTAAAGCGAAAGAAGCAGTTGAATCAGGACAATACAATAAAGTAATGTACATTACAGATGGTGTATTTTCAATGGATGGCGATGTTGCTAAATTACCTGAAATCGTTGAAATCGCTGAAGAATTTGGATTAATTACTTACGTTGATGATGCACATGGATCAGGTGTAATGGGTAAAGGTGCAGGAACTGTTAAACACTTTGGTTTACAAGATAAAATCGACTTCCAAATCGGTACACTTTCAAAAGCAATTGGCGTTGTCGGTGGTTATGTTGCAGGAACTAAAGATTTAATCGATTGGTTAAAAGTCGCTTCAAGACCATTCTTATTCTCAACTTCATTAGCGCCTGGAGATACTAAAGCTATCACAGAATCAGTGAAGAAATTAATGGCTTCAACTGAATTACATGATAAATTATGGGATAATGCTAATTATTTAAAAGAAGGTCTAAAAGGAAAAGGTTTCGATATTGGTCATTCAGAAACACCAATCACACCAGTTATCATTGGTGAAGAAAAACAAGCACAAACATTTAGTAAACGACTAATGGATGAAGGCGTGTATGCTAAAGCAATCGTATTCCCAACAGTACCAAGAGGAACAGGACGCGTTAGAAATATGCCAACAGCTGCACATACAAAAGAACAATTAGACGAAGCAATTGAAACATATGCGAAAATCGGTAAAGAACTAGGATTAATATAA
- a CDS encoding amidohydrolase: MVNWTEEVNKKFDRLVEIRRYLHMHPELSFHEAQTHDFILTELKKLPNLTIRSRVGEYGIVAKLEGALPGQTIAFRADFDALPIQDEKDVPYKSTVDGVMHACGHDGHTATLLTLCEILHEHQHLLKGNVVFIFQYAEELSPGGANPMVNDGALDDVDKVYGNHFWSGHDTSTIRTTSSEMMASPDFFEVTIQGKGGHGAKPHTSIDPIVIVAEYISSIQKIISRHVDPIERGVITVGKIDAGNAFNIISDTATLEGTVRTFKPEIKDIIEEELERILKGLCIGNNATYEFNYRRGYPTVVNHEDQYDIVKQSAESLSLSFEDIPPMMIGEDFSYYLLNKPGCFFLTGSGNKDKASIAPHHHPMFDLDEEAMKTTTEMFLKILEIEGVL, from the coding sequence ATGGTAAATTGGACTGAAGAAGTAAACAAAAAATTCGACCGATTAGTCGAAATTAGACGTTATTTACATATGCATCCTGAATTATCATTTCATGAGGCGCAAACGCATGATTTTATTTTAACTGAACTGAAAAAATTACCGAATCTGACAATTAGATCACGCGTCGGAGAGTATGGCATCGTTGCGAAATTAGAAGGTGCACTTCCTGGACAAACAATCGCTTTTAGAGCAGATTTCGATGCATTACCGATTCAAGATGAGAAAGACGTTCCATATAAATCAACAGTCGATGGCGTCATGCATGCTTGTGGACATGATGGTCATACTGCTACGTTACTTACGCTATGCGAAATATTGCACGAACATCAACATTTACTTAAGGGTAATGTTGTTTTTATATTCCAGTATGCTGAAGAACTGAGTCCCGGAGGAGCAAATCCAATGGTGAATGATGGTGCTTTAGATGATGTAGATAAAGTTTATGGCAATCACTTTTGGAGTGGTCATGATACATCTACCATTAGAACAACATCATCAGAAATGATGGCTTCTCCAGACTTTTTCGAAGTAACCATTCAAGGTAAAGGTGGACATGGTGCCAAACCTCATACATCTATAGACCCCATCGTCATTGTTGCAGAATATATTTCTAGCATTCAAAAAATCATTTCCAGACATGTTGACCCTATTGAACGTGGTGTCATTACTGTTGGGAAGATTGATGCAGGAAATGCTTTTAATATCATTAGCGACACTGCCACGCTGGAAGGTACCGTTCGCACATTTAAACCAGAAATTAAAGACATCATAGAAGAAGAACTAGAACGCATCTTAAAAGGACTCTGCATCGGTAATAATGCAACATATGAATTTAACTATCGCAGAGGTTATCCTACTGTAGTCAATCATGAAGATCAATATGACATCGTTAAACAATCAGCAGAATCATTGTCGTTATCATTTGAAGATATTCCTCCTATGATGATTGGGGAAGACTTCTCTTATTACTTATTAAATAAACCAGGTTGTTTTTTCCTAACAGGAAGTGGCAATAAAGATAAAGCTTCTATTGCACCTCACCATCATCCTATGTTTGATTTAGACGAAGAAGCAATGAAGACAACTACCGAAATGTTCTTAAAAATTTTAGAAATTGAAGGTGTTCTATAA